Proteins encoded in a region of the Haloarcula sp. CBA1129 genome:
- a CDS encoding NAD(P)/FAD-dependent oxidoreductase: MTENVVVLGSGYAGAGAIKSLEDELNGETDVDVTWVSETDYHLVLHESHRCIRDPSVQENIAIPVHEIKQPSTAFVQDEVVGIDTDAQEVELADSDTVEYDYLLVGLGSQTAFFGIDGLEEHALTLKSLDDALEIHDNIQQAAREASTNDPAQVVIGGAGLSGIQTAGEVAEFRDEHNAPIDIHLVEGLDQVLPNSDPELQGALRKRLEAADVNIKCGEFIGEVDEETVYIGDEDELDYDVLVWTGGITGRDCMHEVDLDKDERNHRVHAEGNFQTDDERVFAIGDSALIDQPGDQPAPPTAQAAWQAAEVAGENLARAVRGQPLKTWTHKDKGTVVSVGEKAVAHDVVNVPIETFGGMPAKLLKKAIAARWINDVTGVGRAAKAWPDM, translated from the coding sequence ATGACAGAGAACGTGGTCGTACTCGGGTCGGGGTATGCTGGTGCGGGGGCAATCAAGAGTTTAGAGGACGAGCTAAACGGTGAGACGGATGTGGATGTAACGTGGGTTTCCGAGACGGACTATCATCTGGTCTTACACGAGTCCCACCGATGTATTCGGGACCCGAGCGTGCAGGAGAACATCGCCATTCCCGTTCACGAGATCAAACAGCCCTCGACTGCTTTCGTGCAGGACGAGGTCGTCGGTATCGACACCGACGCTCAGGAAGTGGAACTGGCTGACTCCGACACTGTCGAGTACGATTACCTGCTCGTGGGGCTGGGCTCGCAGACGGCTTTCTTCGGCATCGATGGGCTCGAAGAGCACGCCCTGACGCTGAAGAGCCTCGACGACGCGCTGGAGATCCACGACAATATTCAGCAGGCCGCTCGTGAGGCCTCCACGAACGACCCCGCGCAGGTCGTCATCGGCGGCGCCGGCCTCTCAGGCATCCAGACCGCGGGTGAGGTCGCCGAGTTCCGCGACGAACACAACGCGCCTATCGACATCCATCTGGTCGAAGGCCTCGATCAGGTCCTGCCAAACAGCGACCCCGAGCTTCAGGGTGCCCTGCGCAAGCGTCTGGAAGCAGCCGATGTGAACATCAAATGTGGCGAGTTCATCGGCGAGGTCGACGAGGAGACGGTGTACATCGGCGACGAGGACGAACTGGACTACGACGTACTGGTCTGGACCGGCGGTATCACCGGCCGGGATTGTATGCACGAGGTCGACCTCGACAAGGACGAACGCAACCACCGGGTCCACGCCGAAGGGAACTTCCAGACCGACGACGAGCGCGTCTTCGCCATCGGCGACTCGGCGCTGATCGACCAGCCGGGCGACCAGCCCGCCCCGCCGACGGCCCAAGCCGCCTGGCAAGCCGCCGAGGTGGCCGGCGAGAACCTCGCCCGCGCCGTGCGCGGGCAGCCGCTCAAAACATGGACCCACAAGGACAAGGGAACCGTCGTCTCGGTTGGCGAGAAAGCCGTCGCCCACGACGTCGTGAACGTCCCCATCGAAACGTTCGGCGGAATGCCCGCGAAACTGCTGAAAAAGGCGATTGCCGCCCGCTGGATCAACGACGTGACCGGTGTCGGCCGGGCCGCCAAGGCTTGGCCCGACATGTAG
- a CDS encoding ThuA domain-containing protein, which produces MVAVTVWNENQHERATGPANAMYPDGIHTTLAEMLTSYGHTVQTATLDNPAHGLTEEVLAETDVLLWWGDVAHDAVSDATANRVEQAVRDGMGFIPLHSSHESKPFESLMGTTGTLRWREEGEREHVWVVEASHPITDGLPEEFELERAEIYGKGFDLPIPDTLVTVSWCDDGTVFPSGCCYYREAGRIFYFQPGHETFPVYHQPVVQKLLHNAVTWAAPGEADRSSAE; this is translated from the coding sequence ATGGTTGCAGTCACCGTGTGGAACGAAAACCAGCACGAACGGGCGACAGGTCCGGCAAATGCGATGTACCCCGACGGGATCCACACGACGCTGGCTGAGATGCTTACTTCATACGGCCACACCGTACAGACAGCGACACTCGACAATCCAGCCCACGGACTAACCGAGGAGGTACTTGCGGAAACTGACGTGTTACTGTGGTGGGGCGATGTCGCACACGATGCTGTCAGCGATGCGACTGCGAACCGCGTCGAGCAGGCCGTCCGTGACGGAATGGGATTTATTCCGCTCCACTCCAGTCACGAGTCGAAGCCGTTCGAGTCGCTCATGGGAACGACCGGAACCCTGCGCTGGCGCGAAGAGGGCGAGCGAGAGCACGTCTGGGTCGTCGAAGCGAGCCATCCCATTACCGACGGGCTTCCCGAGGAGTTCGAACTCGAACGTGCCGAAATCTACGGAAAGGGGTTCGACCTGCCGATACCGGACACCCTAGTGACCGTAAGTTGGTGTGATGACGGCACGGTGTTTCCCAGCGGGTGTTGTTACTATCGTGAGGCAGGGCGGATATTCTACTTTCAACCCGGCCACGAGACGTTTCCGGTGTACCACCAGCCGGTCGTCCAGAAATTATTGCACAACGCCGTTACGTGGGCCGCGCCGGGTGAGGCCGACCGTTCCAGCGCCGAATAA
- a CDS encoding molybdopterin biosynthesis protein: protein MSDRREFRDLASPEEAHKVVAGLDIDPDPETVPLAEARDRVLAERVDADIDVPGFDRASMDGYAVRARDTFGADEADPVALSVAGEVHAGEEPDVTVESGSVAEISTGAVMPPGADAVVMVERTTETDDGVEIRTSVAPGDNVMLAGADIAAGARALGPGTRITPREIGLLSALGVDEVPVRGRPQVGILSTGDELVRPGNPLDSAAGQIYDVNSYTLAGAVAEAGGEPVMYPHAGDDYAEMERLLHEAADECDLVLSSGSTSASAVDVIYRVIEERGELRLHGVAVKPGKPMLVGTIGDSAYVGLPGYPVSALTIFQTFVAPAVRDAAGRDPPQTATVSGTMAVQERYGEGRRRLMPAGLVEDESGSLLVYPVDKGSGATTSLVDADGFVDVPPGTDYLAEGEAVDVTLFSPAVRPPTLLGMGEDDPLLSRLLDTVDRPRYLPLGSTEGRRRLGNGVPDIAVVAGPTASDDEATDIGGWQREWGLVVGPDTDVSGLGDLVDGDYRFVNRDTASGLRRSFDDALDAFGEERGVGRAEVVDAIDGYELTTKAHESPPRKVLAGDADAGLGLRATAAKLDLGFVSLGMQPVRVLMNPDRREKDSVGVLAEALDDLDALTDGMAGMEP from the coding sequence GTGAGCGACCGCCGCGAGTTCCGCGATCTGGCGTCGCCCGAGGAGGCCCACAAAGTCGTCGCGGGCCTCGACATCGACCCCGACCCGGAGACGGTCCCGCTGGCTGAGGCTCGCGACCGCGTCCTCGCGGAGCGAGTCGACGCCGACATCGACGTGCCAGGATTCGACCGCGCGAGCATGGACGGCTACGCGGTCCGGGCCAGAGACACCTTCGGCGCTGACGAGGCCGACCCAGTGGCGCTGTCGGTCGCCGGCGAGGTCCACGCTGGCGAAGAGCCCGACGTAACAGTCGAGTCGGGGTCCGTCGCGGAAATCTCCACCGGCGCGGTGATGCCCCCCGGCGCGGACGCCGTCGTGATGGTCGAGCGAACGACCGAGACCGACGACGGCGTCGAGATACGAACCTCGGTCGCGCCCGGCGACAACGTGATGCTCGCCGGCGCAGACATCGCGGCCGGAGCGCGCGCGCTCGGCCCCGGAACGCGCATCACGCCCCGGGAAATCGGGCTCCTCTCGGCGTTGGGTGTCGACGAGGTCCCGGTCCGTGGCCGACCACAGGTCGGCATCCTCTCGACCGGCGACGAGCTCGTCCGACCCGGGAACCCCCTCGACAGCGCCGCCGGCCAGATATACGACGTGAACAGCTACACGCTGGCCGGCGCGGTCGCGGAGGCCGGCGGCGAGCCGGTGATGTACCCCCACGCTGGCGACGACTACGCGGAGATGGAGCGGTTGCTCCACGAGGCAGCCGACGAGTGTGACCTCGTCCTCTCCTCGGGGTCGACCAGCGCGAGCGCGGTCGACGTCATCTACCGCGTTATCGAGGAACGGGGCGAACTCAGGCTCCACGGCGTCGCCGTCAAGCCCGGCAAGCCGATGCTCGTGGGCACAATCGGCGACTCGGCCTACGTCGGGCTGCCGGGGTATCCGGTGTCGGCGCTGACCATCTTCCAGACGTTCGTCGCGCCGGCGGTCCGGGACGCCGCCGGACGGGACCCGCCACAGACGGCAACGGTCTCCGGGACGATGGCGGTTCAGGAGCGCTACGGTGAGGGACGCAGGCGCCTCATGCCGGCCGGACTGGTCGAAGACGAATCGGGGTCGCTGCTGGTCTACCCCGTCGACAAGGGCAGCGGCGCGACGACGAGCCTCGTCGACGCGGATGGCTTCGTCGACGTACCGCCGGGGACGGACTACCTTGCGGAAGGGGAGGCAGTCGACGTGACGCTGTTCTCCCCGGCGGTCAGGCCGCCGACACTCCTAGGTATGGGGGAGGACGACCCGCTCCTCTCGCGCCTGCTCGACACGGTCGACCGCCCGCGGTATCTCCCGCTCGGGTCGACCGAGGGACGCCGCCGCCTCGGCAACGGCGTGCCCGACATTGCCGTCGTCGCGGGTCCGACCGCCAGCGACGACGAAGCCACCGATATCGGCGGCTGGCAGCGTGAGTGGGGGCTGGTCGTCGGTCCTGATACCGACGTGTCCGGTCTGGGCGACCTCGTCGACGGGGACTATCGCTTCGTCAACCGCGACACTGCTTCCGGACTGCGCCGGAGCTTCGACGACGCGCTCGATGCCTTCGGCGAGGAACGCGGCGTCGGCCGCGCCGAAGTCGTCGATGCCATCGACGGCTACGAACTCACGACGAAGGCACACGAAAGCCCCCCCCGGAAGGTTCTGGCCGGCGACGCGGACGCGGGTCTCGGTCTCCGCGCCACGGCGGCGAAACTCGACCTCGGGTTCGTCTCGCTGGGAATGCAGCCGGTTCGGGTACTCATGAATCCCGACCGCCGGGAGAAAGACAGCGTGGGTGTGCTCGCCGAGGCACTCGACGACCTCGATGCACTGACCGACGGGATGGCCGGCATGGAGCCATAG
- a CDS encoding CoA-binding protein: MPVDSDDELREILELDRVAVVGCSTSPGKDAHEIPKYLNTQGYEVIPVNPFADEIFGQKAYDSLSEVPGEIDIVDVFRPSDEVSDIVDAALERDDDAVIWLQLGIHDDEAVERAEAAGRRVVQDRCMKPTHQQLMS, translated from the coding sequence ATGCCCGTTGATTCAGACGACGAACTCCGCGAGATTCTCGAATTGGACCGCGTCGCCGTCGTCGGCTGTTCGACCAGCCCCGGCAAGGACGCCCACGAGATCCCGAAGTACCTCAACACACAGGGGTACGAAGTGATTCCGGTCAATCCCTTCGCTGACGAGATATTCGGGCAGAAGGCGTACGACTCCCTATCGGAGGTCCCCGGTGAGATAGACATCGTCGACGTATTCAGGCCCAGCGACGAGGTCAGCGACATCGTCGATGCGGCACTGGAACGTGACGACGACGCCGTCATCTGGCTCCAACTCGGCATCCACGACGACGAGGCCGTCGAACGCGCTGAAGCGGCCGGCCGACGCGTCGTTCAGGACCGCTGTATGAAGCCGACCCACCAGCAACTGATGTCCTGA
- a CDS encoding helix-turn-helix domain-containing protein: protein MSDSPEKLSVWCAGEEWCPITTTASLIGKKWHPVIIHRLLDNGPSGFNELKENVDGISSKVLSDSLEDLQEKGLVDREVINEQPFRVNYSLTEHGESLESVITEMAAWGQTYLQEPTEADEPTE, encoded by the coding sequence ATGAGCGATTCACCGGAGAAGCTCTCTGTCTGGTGTGCTGGCGAAGAGTGGTGCCCCATAACCACGACGGCTTCCCTTATCGGGAAGAAGTGGCACCCAGTTATCATCCACCGATTGCTTGATAACGGGCCCTCAGGCTTTAACGAACTCAAAGAGAACGTCGATGGGATTTCTTCCAAAGTGCTCTCTGACAGCCTCGAAGACCTACAAGAGAAAGGGCTCGTCGACCGGGAAGTCATCAACGAACAGCCGTTTCGCGTCAATTACTCGCTAACCGAACACGGCGAGTCATTGGAGTCCGTGATCACCGAAATGGCGGCGTGGGGCCAGACCTACCTGCAGGAACCGACAGAGGCCGACGAGCCCACGGAGTAG
- a CDS encoding DUF393 domain-containing protein translates to MSDATLVYDDDCGFCTWWADFIDERSDLEIVGFSELDDDLLERLPDDYESCSHLVTEGDVYSCGESIETALTYTDMGKPARPLVSFFRQFEDYERFRERAYRQVADNRSKWGKVMSKTPPARRDDSD, encoded by the coding sequence ATGAGCGATGCAACGCTCGTCTACGACGACGACTGCGGCTTCTGTACGTGGTGGGCGGACTTCATCGACGAGCGGTCCGACCTCGAAATCGTCGGCTTCTCGGAGCTCGACGATGACCTGTTGGAGCGACTGCCAGACGACTACGAATCCTGTTCGCATCTGGTGACCGAGGGAGACGTGTATTCCTGTGGCGAATCCATCGAAACCGCGCTCACCTACACAGACATGGGCAAGCCGGCGCGGCCGCTAGTTTCGTTTTTCCGGCAGTTCGAGGACTACGAGCGGTTCCGCGAGCGAGCCTATCGGCAGGTCGCCGATAACCGTTCGAAGTGGGGGAAGGTCATGTCGAAAACGCCGCCAGCGCGCAGGGACGACTCGGACTGA
- the glp gene encoding gephyrin-like molybdotransferase Glp: protein MSNESRKSAGFKDRTPVTAARETLLDAVAPHERTERVPLRDADERVVAGEITAERAVPHYRRAAMDGFAVRAEDTFGASQRSPESLRAGDTVTTGTAARVHTGSELPEGADAVVMVEETEVTGDTVTVFDAVAGGENVAPVGEDVAEGQTLYADGHRLRPSDLGLLKSVGNDAVEVYERPTVSVIPTGEELVQDDPEPGEVIETNGQTVTQYVERWGGDATYRDIVTDDVDALRTAISDDGDHDIVVTTGGSSVGERDLLPEVVDGIGEVLVHGVALKPGHPVALGVVEETPILMLPGYPVACIVNAVQFLRPALRRAGHLPATEPPTTEAELTRKIASEPGTRTYARVELHDADANEQPTATPTRASGSGVLSSVALADGWVVVPESVEGYDAGDTVPVEDWEWSQ from the coding sequence ATGAGCAACGAGTCCCGAAAGTCAGCCGGCTTCAAGGACCGAACGCCGGTGACGGCGGCCAGAGAGACGCTGCTGGACGCCGTGGCCCCACACGAGCGGACGGAGCGCGTCCCGCTGCGCGACGCCGACGAGCGCGTTGTCGCGGGCGAAATCACTGCTGAGCGAGCGGTGCCCCACTACCGGCGGGCGGCGATGGACGGGTTCGCCGTCAGAGCCGAGGATACATTCGGCGCGAGCCAGCGGTCGCCGGAGTCGCTCCGGGCCGGCGACACAGTGACCACAGGAACAGCGGCCCGCGTACACACGGGGAGTGAACTCCCGGAGGGTGCCGACGCCGTCGTGATGGTCGAAGAGACGGAGGTGACCGGCGACACGGTCACGGTGTTCGACGCGGTCGCGGGCGGAGAGAACGTCGCGCCAGTCGGCGAGGACGTGGCGGAAGGCCAGACGCTGTACGCGGACGGCCACAGGCTCCGCCCGTCGGACCTCGGCCTGCTGAAATCAGTCGGGAACGACGCCGTCGAAGTGTACGAGCGGCCCACGGTCAGCGTGATTCCGACCGGGGAGGAACTGGTGCAGGACGACCCCGAACCGGGCGAAGTTATCGAGACGAACGGCCAGACCGTCACGCAGTACGTCGAGCGCTGGGGCGGTGACGCGACCTATCGCGACATCGTCACCGACGACGTCGACGCGCTCCGGACGGCCATCAGCGACGACGGAGACCACGACATCGTCGTGACGACCGGGGGGTCCTCCGTCGGCGAACGGGACCTGCTGCCGGAGGTCGTCGACGGAATCGGCGAGGTGCTGGTCCACGGCGTCGCACTGAAGCCGGGCCACCCGGTCGCACTGGGCGTTGTCGAAGAGACGCCGATACTCATGCTTCCGGGCTATCCGGTCGCCTGCATCGTCAACGCCGTCCAGTTCCTCCGACCGGCGCTCCGTCGGGCAGGCCACCTCCCGGCGACAGAACCGCCGACCACCGAGGCTGAACTGACACGGAAGATAGCCAGCGAGCCGGGAACCAGAACCTACGCTCGGGTGGAACTGCACGACGCGGACGCGAACGAACAGCCGACCGCGACCCCGACGCGGGCAAGTGGCTCCGGCGTCCTCTCCAGCGTCGCGCTCGCTGACGGCTGGGTCGTCGTACCGGAGTCCGTGGAGGGGTACGACGCCGGCGACACCGTGCCCGTCGAGGACTGGGAGTGGTCGCAGTGA
- a CDS encoding lipase maturation factor family protein produces the protein MLPWEPEAYWLVRVLFHRALAVIYLLAFLVAATQFRPLAGEDGLLPIQQYVERHAFRDRPSLFHLYPSDRVIGVTAWVGVGLSLLAFVGFPSWLPAPYAVPASMLLWLLLWALYLSFVNAGQTFYGYGWESMLLETGFLAAFLGAGAAGPPVAVVWLLKWVLFRNMFGAGLIKLRGDDCWRDLTALDYHYETQPIPNPVSWYAHHLPDRFHRLEVLGNHVVEVAVPFLYFAPQPWASVAGVATIGFQGWLMLTGNFSWLNALTIVQAIATFSDGVLTSILPVAAPKMSAPPLYLQALSVVLAVVVVWRSIDPVRNILSEQQVMNTAFDPLRLVNTYGAFGSITRDRYEIVVQGTTDDVVTADTEWRTYEFKGKPTDPTQRPRQVAPYHYRLDWQLWFAAMAPSPRRSPWFLALIDRLLAGDEATEDLLASVPFAETTPTHIRAVRYRYRFTTPEERRETGQWWKRERVGTYVSPVDEGDLRLVRV, from the coding sequence ATGCTGCCGTGGGAGCCAGAGGCGTACTGGCTCGTCCGGGTTCTATTTCACCGGGCGTTGGCGGTCATTTACCTGCTGGCGTTCCTCGTCGCAGCCACACAGTTCCGGCCGCTCGCGGGCGAGGACGGCCTGCTCCCGATTCAGCAGTACGTCGAGCGCCACGCGTTCCGTGACCGCCCCAGTCTGTTCCATCTCTATCCGAGCGACCGCGTAATCGGGGTCACGGCTTGGGTCGGCGTCGGGCTCTCACTGCTCGCGTTCGTCGGGTTCCCGTCGTGGCTCCCGGCTCCGTACGCGGTTCCGGCGTCGATGCTGCTGTGGCTCCTGCTGTGGGCGCTGTACCTTTCCTTTGTCAACGCCGGCCAGACCTTCTACGGCTACGGCTGGGAGTCGATGCTGCTGGAGACCGGCTTCCTCGCGGCGTTTCTCGGCGCGGGGGCAGCAGGGCCACCGGTCGCTGTCGTGTGGCTCCTCAAATGGGTGCTGTTCCGCAATATGTTCGGGGCTGGGCTCATCAAACTGCGCGGGGACGACTGCTGGCGGGACCTCACTGCGCTGGACTACCACTACGAAACGCAGCCGATACCGAACCCAGTGAGCTGGTACGCCCACCACCTGCCCGACCGGTTCCACCGGCTAGAGGTGCTGGGAAACCACGTCGTCGAGGTCGCTGTGCCGTTCCTCTACTTCGCGCCACAGCCGTGGGCGTCAGTAGCGGGGGTGGCGACCATCGGCTTTCAGGGCTGGCTCATGTTGACTGGGAACTTCTCGTGGCTCAACGCCCTTACCATCGTTCAGGCCATCGCGACGTTCAGCGACGGCGTCCTCACGTCGATACTCCCCGTCGCTGCACCGAAGATGAGCGCGCCGCCGCTGTATCTGCAGGCGCTGTCGGTGGTACTCGCGGTGGTCGTCGTTTGGAGGAGTATCGACCCGGTCCGGAACATCCTCTCGGAGCAGCAGGTGATGAACACCGCCTTCGACCCGCTTCGGTTAGTCAACACCTACGGCGCGTTCGGCTCGATCACCCGCGACCGCTATGAGATTGTCGTCCAAGGAACCACCGACGATGTCGTCACAGCCGACACGGAGTGGCGGACCTACGAGTTCAAAGGCAAGCCCACGGACCCCACACAGCGGCCGCGGCAGGTCGCGCCCTACCACTACCGGCTGGACTGGCAGCTGTGGTTCGCGGCGATGGCCCCTTCGCCGCGCCGGAGTCCATGGTTTCTCGCGCTGATAGACCGGCTACTGGCTGGCGATGAGGCTACCGAGGACCTCCTCGCTTCTGTGCCATTTGCGGAGACCACACCAACGCACATTCGCGCGGTCCGCTATCGGTATCGATTCACGACGCCCGAAGAACGCCGCGAGACCGGTCAGTGGTGGAAGCGTGAACGTGTCGGCACCTACGTCAGCCCAGTTGACGAGGGCGACCTGCGACTGGTCAGAGTCTGA
- a CDS encoding glutaredoxin — protein MAFEPEELSPEEVTNQVDTVIEDNEVVLFMKGNELMPQCGYSKKALGLLQQHRDDIETVDVLKATDAYREALERHSGRETIPQTFVDGEFIGGSDILEQLHERGELAEKVGQ, from the coding sequence ATGGCATTCGAGCCCGAAGAACTTTCCCCGGAAGAGGTCACGAATCAGGTAGACACCGTCATCGAGGACAACGAGGTTGTCCTGTTCATGAAAGGCAACGAGCTGATGCCACAGTGTGGCTACTCGAAGAAGGCCCTCGGATTGCTGCAACAGCACCGCGACGACATCGAAACAGTGGACGTACTCAAGGCGACCGACGCCTATCGGGAGGCCTTAGAACGCCACAGCGGACGCGAGACGATCCCACAGACGTTTGTCGACGGAGAGTTCATCGGCGGCAGCGACATCCTCGAACAGCTGCACGAACGCGGCGAACTCGCTGAAAAAGTCGGCCAATAA
- a CDS encoding BolA/IbaG family iron-sulfur metabolism protein, with product MDEDAVAELIEEALPEAQATVTTPRDPDDDKHYAVRVVSPAFEGEPLVDQHQLVHDALGDHLTRDIHAIELTTLTPAEAE from the coding sequence ATGGACGAGGATGCGGTCGCCGAACTCATCGAGGAAGCGCTTCCGGAGGCACAGGCGACGGTCACCACACCGCGGGACCCAGACGATGACAAACACTACGCCGTACGCGTGGTTTCGCCGGCGTTCGAAGGCGAGCCGCTGGTCGACCAGCACCAGCTCGTCCACGACGCGCTGGGGGACCATCTCACGCGAGATATCCATGCCATCGAGCTGACGACGCTGACACCTGCGGAAGCCGAGTAG
- a CDS encoding iron-containing alcohol dehydrogenase family protein, with translation MTNTPVAGDVEAPFRFEYDPATLRYAPDAARSLGTELDAQGYDRALVVCGTTVGETQAVMDPIREGLGDRLAGVFAETTPAKRLGTAYDGLEHFREVDADCLVAVGGGSSLDVAKIISVLAATDRDPTAVGRAFVDSGTIAVPEAELPPIVAVPTTLAGADLSIVAGVTAHPDTCPVNEPASGGVGDTNLMPAAVCYDPELIATTPRSVLAASAMNGFDKGVETLYAANATPITDATAVRGLNLLTEGLLAFGNGDDDPWVYQALTQGVMLVQYGIARADGTTLSLIHAFGHGLTRTYEVQQGAAHAVVAPHALSYLFEQVDGRRSLLSDALDVGTADDPAAAVVDRVRDVVTALGLPTRLRDVDGPNREEFPEVANAVLEDSFMANAPSGLEPTENDIVGVLEAAW, from the coding sequence ATGACCAACACACCGGTCGCCGGCGACGTCGAGGCCCCGTTCCGGTTCGAGTACGACCCCGCGACGCTCCGATACGCCCCCGACGCCGCGCGGTCGCTGGGTACGGAGCTTGACGCACAGGGCTACGACCGCGCGCTGGTCGTCTGTGGCACGACCGTCGGTGAGACGCAGGCCGTGATGGACCCTATTCGAGAGGGACTCGGCGACCGACTGGCCGGCGTCTTCGCGGAGACGACGCCAGCCAAGCGGCTCGGCACTGCCTACGACGGGCTCGAACACTTCCGCGAGGTCGATGCCGACTGTCTCGTGGCCGTCGGCGGCGGGAGCAGCCTCGACGTGGCGAAAATCATCAGTGTCCTCGCGGCCACCGACCGCGACCCAACCGCCGTTGGCCGGGCGTTCGTTGATTCCGGAACGATAGCTGTCCCGGAAGCGGAGCTGCCGCCAATTGTGGCCGTCCCGACGACGCTGGCCGGCGCCGACCTCTCTATCGTTGCCGGGGTCACCGCTCATCCCGACACCTGCCCCGTGAACGAGCCGGCCAGTGGCGGCGTCGGCGACACGAACCTGATGCCTGCGGCCGTCTGTTACGACCCCGAACTGATTGCGACGACGCCCCGATCAGTCCTCGCGGCATCGGCGATGAACGGCTTCGACAAGGGCGTCGAGACGCTGTACGCCGCCAACGCGACGCCAATTACCGACGCGACGGCGGTGCGCGGCCTCAACCTTCTCACAGAAGGATTACTCGCATTTGGTAACGGCGACGACGACCCGTGGGTGTATCAGGCGCTCACACAGGGCGTCATGCTCGTCCAGTACGGCATCGCACGGGCCGACGGGACGACGCTCTCGCTGATCCACGCCTTCGGTCACGGACTGACCCGGACCTACGAGGTCCAGCAGGGCGCGGCCCACGCAGTCGTTGCTCCGCACGCCCTCTCGTACCTCTTCGAGCAGGTCGACGGCCGGCGGTCGCTTCTGAGTGATGCGCTCGATGTCGGTACTGCTGACGACCCCGCCGCTGCGGTCGTCGACCGTGTTCGCGATGTTGTCACGGCGCTGGGACTGCCGACACGACTCCGGGACGTAGATGGGCCAAATCGGGAGGAGTTCCCCGAAGTCGCAAACGCTGTCCTCGAAGACTCGTTCATGGCGAACGCGCCGTCGGGACTGGAGCCCACAGAAAATGACATCGTCGGCGTGTTAGAAGCCGCTTGGTAG
- a CDS encoding DUF5786 family protein translates to MGFGSYDESEQKDNDVDADDSEGVAVHENDHDGSVSFDTEASTSDLVDKLGDMKDEDEE, encoded by the coding sequence ATGGGCTTTGGTAGCTACGATGAATCCGAACAGAAGGACAACGACGTAGACGCAGACGACAGCGAGGGCGTTGCTGTCCACGAGAACGACCACGACGGGTCGGTCTCCTTCGATACGGAGGCCTCGACGAGCGACCTCGTCGACAAGCTCGGCGACATGAAAGACGAAGACGAAGAGTAA